A section of the Paenibacillus aurantius genome encodes:
- a CDS encoding cytochrome c oxidase assembly protein — protein sequence MHTSAADHTGGLWFEFWPALFFVAFAVMYLDAAGKSNGRFRKWPVYRSLCWCGGVGSVALGAGGFTAGPIHLGFVAHMTEHMLLGMIAPLLIVMAAPITLALRLLPTQWARRVTHFMNLPLIRILVHPVTAAFLNTGGMWLLYTTPLYEVMHGSSMVYFLVHLHFFLSGYLAAASILYVDPVSHRFSFSFRAVVLILSSAAHSILSKIVYFSPPPGVPVEEAQAGAQLMYYGGDVIEVALITIFCFQWYRAVQVRRRGSNGFSRP from the coding sequence ATGCACACTAGCGCCGCTGACCATACCGGAGGCTTATGGTTTGAATTTTGGCCGGCTTTATTTTTTGTTGCTTTTGCCGTTATGTATTTGGATGCGGCTGGTAAATCCAACGGCCGCTTTCGGAAATGGCCGGTCTACCGGAGCCTCTGCTGGTGCGGCGGGGTGGGGAGCGTGGCCTTGGGGGCCGGTGGTTTTACTGCAGGACCTATACACCTGGGATTTGTTGCCCACATGACGGAGCACATGCTCCTTGGAATGATAGCCCCTCTGCTTATTGTTATGGCTGCCCCGATAACCTTGGCTTTACGATTACTGCCGACCCAATGGGCACGGCGTGTCACGCACTTTATGAATTTGCCGCTGATCCGTATCCTGGTGCACCCGGTGACGGCCGCCTTTCTAAATACCGGAGGAATGTGGTTGTTATACACCACTCCTTTATATGAGGTTATGCATGGCAGCAGCATGGTCTATTTTTTGGTTCACCTGCATTTCTTCCTAAGCGGATATCTTGCCGCGGCATCCATCCTGTACGTGGACCCGGTCTCTCACCGTTTCAGCTTCTCCTTCCGAGCCGTTGTTCTCATACTTAGCTCTGCCGCTCATAGTATCCTATCGAAAATCGTCTACTTCTCCCCTCCGCCGGGGGTGCCGGTCGAGGAGGCGCAGGCGGGCGCGCAGCTCATGTATTACGGCGGTGACGTTATCGAGGTCGCGCTTATCACGATCTTCTGCTTTCAATGGTATAGAGCTGTGCAGGTCCGGAGGCGGGGCAGCAATGGATTTTCCCGTCCGTGA
- a CDS encoding DUF2243 domain-containing protein — protein sequence MNSARPSPKKVKAQVHASARNLWSGILFGLGLVAFFDEAVFHQLLHWHHFYDKSTTGIGLVSDGLFHAFSCFATIASLFMLADLRRRQALRLKRWWGGVFLGAGGFQLYDGMVQHKWMRLHQIRYEVDLLPYDVIWNVAAALLIILGMVMIARTHKESLQGESRS from the coding sequence ATGAATAGCGCAAGGCCTAGTCCCAAAAAAGTAAAGGCGCAAGTCCATGCTTCGGCGCGCAACCTATGGTCCGGTATTTTGTTCGGTTTAGGCTTGGTGGCCTTTTTTGATGAGGCCGTTTTTCACCAGCTGCTTCACTGGCATCACTTTTACGATAAATCGACAACCGGAATCGGATTGGTCTCCGATGGTCTTTTCCATGCCTTCAGCTGTTTCGCGACGATTGCTTCCTTGTTTATGTTAGCCGATCTCCGGCGCCGGCAGGCTCTCCGCCTAAAGCGCTGGTGGGGTGGGGTATTTCTGGGGGCCGGCGGGTTTCAACTGTATGACGGGATGGTTCAGCATAAATGGATGAGGCTCCACCAGATCCGCTATGAGGTAGACCTGTTGCCCTACGATGTCATTTGGAACGTCGCAGCCGCTCTGCTGATTATCCTGGGGATGGTCATGATCGCCCGTACCCATAAAGAATCTCTCCAAGGGGAGTCAAGGAGCTGA
- a CDS encoding phytanoyl-CoA dioxygenase family protein, with translation MLTNEQIQEFDEKGYIKGGIVLSDAEVEKLREELEMVMEGKSVKKPVHNRNLLDNSHYGMKITKKETVIQIVNIWMASEVYLEHAANRTICEEVAQLCRTDTLRIWHDQIQYKPPVTGGPTYWHQDHPLWPVIQPADLVSAWVALDDAVIENGCMWMVPGSHKWGNHQKYLSSSEDFKPVHRSPELLPAGVSTEAVPFEIKKGQVGYHHCLTWHGSPNNRSERKRRAIAVHYMPGQTIYAPTGNHVMEAHIHVKAGEPMSGDSFPVVYRKQEENRSAI, from the coding sequence ATGTTAACCAACGAGCAAATACAGGAGTTTGACGAGAAAGGCTATATCAAGGGTGGAATCGTCCTGTCCGATGCGGAGGTCGAGAAGCTTCGGGAAGAGCTGGAAATGGTGATGGAAGGAAAGTCCGTCAAGAAGCCGGTTCATAACCGCAATTTGCTCGATAATTCCCATTACGGAATGAAAATCACGAAGAAGGAAACGGTCATTCAGATTGTGAACATCTGGATGGCCAGCGAGGTATACCTGGAGCATGCCGCCAACCGGACGATTTGCGAAGAGGTGGCCCAGCTATGCCGGACCGATACCCTGCGGATCTGGCATGACCAGATTCAATACAAGCCGCCTGTCACCGGGGGACCGACCTATTGGCATCAGGACCACCCGCTGTGGCCTGTCATTCAGCCCGCCGATCTGGTCAGCGCCTGGGTGGCGTTAGACGATGCGGTGATCGAGAATGGATGTATGTGGATGGTGCCCGGCAGCCACAAATGGGGGAATCATCAGAAGTACTTGAGCAGCAGCGAAGATTTCAAGCCCGTCCACCGCTCTCCCGAGCTGCTGCCGGCCGGGGTAAGCACGGAAGCCGTCCCTTTTGAAATCAAGAAGGGCCAGGTCGGGTATCACCACTGCCTCACTTGGCACGGTTCCCCTAACAACCGCTCCGAGCGCAAGCGCCGGGCCATTGCCGTTCACTACATGCCGGGCCAAACGATCTACGCCCCGACGGGGAATCATGTGATGGAGGCCCACATTCACGTCAAGGCGGGAGAACCGATGTCGGGAGACAGCTTTCCGGTGGTTTACCGCAAGCAGGAAGAAAACCGTTCGGCCATTTAA
- a CDS encoding AraC family transcriptional regulator, which produces MLTEAPKEQVGRLGDLRPTVNFANYITVPPGRVWGPRINPDSQLVYIVSGGATLELAGRLIEAAPGHCLFYGSETPHRLSALANEPLTLSSIHFSWNAPSLEPRHPVPGIRDCREEDLSLPAKAYEVEVEGSGPAVMQHLYDRKGLEPLFHELAKEFIEEAPGAGAAMRGLLVQLLVTLLRYQLDKRFRAASGSSKIADALEAVEKDPAYPWTIPELASLTGYHPTYFAELFRETTGLTPKHYLIRERIRQAQLLLSREPSIEEVAAKLGYSSIHYFCRNFKAVTGLTPSQFRQRSRIF; this is translated from the coding sequence ATGTTAACCGAAGCGCCGAAGGAACAAGTGGGCCGCCTGGGCGATCTCCGTCCCACGGTCAATTTCGCCAATTACATCACGGTTCCGCCCGGAAGGGTGTGGGGGCCCCGAATCAATCCCGACTCCCAGCTCGTCTACATTGTGTCCGGCGGAGCCACCCTCGAGTTGGCGGGCCGTTTGATCGAGGCCGCCCCGGGTCATTGTCTTTTTTACGGATCGGAAACTCCCCACCGGTTATCGGCTCTGGCTAATGAACCGCTTACCCTGTCGAGCATTCACTTCAGCTGGAACGCCCCCTCTCTCGAACCCCGTCATCCGGTCCCCGGGATCCGGGACTGCCGGGAGGAGGATCTTTCTTTGCCCGCCAAAGCCTACGAGGTGGAAGTGGAAGGCAGCGGACCCGCCGTTATGCAGCATTTGTATGATCGCAAAGGACTGGAGCCTCTCTTCCATGAACTGGCCAAGGAGTTCATCGAAGAGGCTCCCGGTGCCGGAGCCGCGATGCGGGGATTGCTCGTGCAGCTTCTGGTCACCCTGCTGCGGTATCAGCTCGACAAGCGCTTCCGGGCCGCAAGCGGCAGCAGCAAAATCGCCGATGCCTTGGAAGCGGTGGAGAAGGACCCGGCTTATCCGTGGACGATTCCGGAGCTTGCTTCCTTGACGGGTTATCACCCGACTTACTTCGCGGAGTTATTTCGGGAGACGACCGGCCTGACGCCGAAGCATTATCTCATCCGGGAACGGATCCGGCAGGCTCAGCTCCTGCTTTCGAGAGAGCCGTCCATCGAAGAAGTCGCAGCCAAGCTTGGTTATTCGAGCATTCATTATTTCTGCCGCAATTTCAAAGCCGTCACCGGCTTGACTCCGAGCCAGTTCCGGCAGCGAAGCCGGATCTTCTGA
- a CDS encoding NHL repeat-containing protein produces the protein MGERAIIGNASHSYRVEEGWGKRPDGQAYGYTHGICVDAEDNVYVHHTGKDPVLVFDPKGKLLASWGEEFEGGAHGFYLHQEPDGKQFLYFTDTKRSLLVKTTLDGEVLLEIGTPDRPDLYGDDRRYIPTDVCVGPNGDIYVADGYGQYYVHQYEASGQYIRSWGGRGSEPGKLIEPHGISVNPRGPEPELYVADRRNHRIQVFTMDGQHKRFMDHNLDLPCSFYFFRDEVYIPDLDSRITILDAEDRLITHLGEDQQAYKQKGWPNLPKDYFRPDKFSSPHGVCVDSQGNVYVAEWISDGRITKLVRQG, from the coding sequence ATGGGGGAACGTGCTATCATAGGAAACGCGAGCCACTCTTACCGGGTGGAGGAAGGCTGGGGAAAGCGGCCGGACGGCCAAGCGTACGGCTATACCCATGGCATCTGCGTGGATGCCGAGGACAATGTTTATGTGCATCATACGGGGAAGGACCCGGTACTTGTTTTTGATCCGAAGGGTAAGCTCCTCGCTTCTTGGGGAGAGGAATTTGAAGGGGGCGCCCACGGCTTCTATCTTCATCAAGAGCCCGATGGGAAACAGTTTCTGTACTTTACGGATACGAAAAGAAGCCTTCTGGTCAAAACCACGCTTGACGGCGAAGTGCTTCTCGAGATAGGCACTCCCGACCGGCCCGACCTGTACGGGGATGACCGGAGATACATACCGACCGATGTCTGCGTAGGGCCGAACGGCGATATTTATGTAGCCGACGGCTACGGGCAGTATTATGTGCACCAGTACGAAGCCTCCGGCCAATACATCCGCAGCTGGGGCGGACGGGGCTCCGAGCCGGGCAAGCTCATCGAGCCTCACGGCATTTCGGTCAATCCGAGAGGCCCGGAGCCGGAGCTGTATGTGGCCGACCGCCGGAACCACCGCATTCAGGTATTTACCATGGACGGCCAGCATAAGCGTTTCATGGATCATAACCTGGATCTTCCCTGCAGCTTCTACTTCTTCCGGGACGAGGTGTACATTCCCGATTTGGACAGCCGGATCACGATTCTGGATGCGGAGGACCGCTTGATCACCCATCTGGGTGAGGATCAGCAGGCCTACAAGCAGAAAGGCTGGCCCAATCTGCCGAAGGACTACTTCCGCCCGGACAAATTCAGCTCTCCTCACGGCGTCTGCGTCGATTCGCAAGGGAACGTTTACGTGGCCGAATGGATCTCGGACGGCCGGATCACGAAGCTCGTCCGCCAAGGGTAA